A stretch of DNA from Lepus europaeus isolate LE1 chromosome 11, mLepTim1.pri, whole genome shotgun sequence:
aGGGGCCCCTGTCTGTCATGGCAGCCCAGTCAGTATATGACACCTCCATGCCAAGGCCCAGCAAAAATATGGTCCGAGGAGAAATACTACCCAGCGCCTGGGTCCTGCAGCCTGTCACCGTGCAAGGGAAGGGTGTCACCAGAGTCGTCTACTTGGCCCAGGTGATGAATTCCTTGCTGCCAACCTCACAGATCACCTTTgacccccacgcccaccccgggACATTCTGTCCAGCTGGCCAGCATCCTTCAgtgcccagccctgtggccaAGAGCTCGGGAGTCCAGGGTGCTGCTTGGGCTGCCGAGAACAGGAGTCGGGGGGAACTGAAAGTGTATCAGCCTTTGCAGAAGCTGCCCCTACAGAGTCGTAGTGACCCGCAGCCCGGGGCTGATCCCAGGGTCCGCGGAAGACAGAGAAGTCCCTAGTGGCAAGGTAACAGGATGGCCCACAGGCTCAGCTCTCCACTCAGTCCGGACTTGAACTTTGTGTGCGGGCAGTAAAAGCCAGTGCTTGGATCTGGACGGCAGAGCCCCAGGCCTGTGCACTCAGAACGGTGGAGTTCGGGGTGCTTCTCCTCACCACTGCCCAAGGCGGCTCCTGGGGCGGAAGCGTGCCCTGACCCTCTACGTCGGTCTGCGCCTtcagctcttctctctctgcttccaggtgGAGCTTGGCGCTCCTGGCTTCCCGCCTCAGCTGCTGAGCTCCTTCACCAAACAGCAGCCACTGGTCATAGCCAGACTGGCTTCCTTCCTGGGCAGTTAGCATCTCCCCGGCCAGGCGGTGCTGCACACGCCGCGGCAGCTCTTCTTACTTTCCGTGCCCCGACGCAGGAGCCAGTGCGAGTGGCTGCGGCTGACTGGGCAGCCGGCGCCAGCCCAGGGGTGGCAGCAGGGCCCAGTCAGTGCTTGGTCCTAGCTGGCGCCACGGCAGAGCGAGCGGCCCGAGCCCTGGCCCCGGCTGTCCGCGGTGAATGAAGCTCAGCGCGCTGGCTGGACTTGGCACCTTTATCTCCGTGGCAGACAAGCTGCTCAGGCCgcaggagggagcaggggcagcaggcggagactgcagcgcgctggccaggtgcttcctccctccGGCCCAGCACTCAGCCCAGTCGTGAGGCCGGCAGCCTTCGGCCACGACTCTGCTCCGAACCGGCCTCCTGCATCAGCTCCGTCCCGGAAAACAGCAAAACAGACTACAGGGGCTTTAAAAAATGGCTGCACAAACCAGAACACGGATTCAGAATCTTTTCTCCTGTTGATGTTTACAAAATGCCTTCTGTTCATTTGTGTTTACCCAGCTCTTCCTTTGACTCCCAGAAGAGAATTTTTGGGCTTTGCATCGGTCAGGAGTGTCGAGCTGTGCCCTCTGACTCCCGGGAGactgctggggcaggaggagcgaCACGTcggggggctggggcgggctcTCCGAGGGCGGGCAAGACAGCAGCTGCTGGCCGCTGACAAGGCAAGAGGAATTCTAGAAATGAAACATTATTCTTTGAAGATGAGAGAAAAGGTAACTCCTGGGGCAGTGAGGCAGTGAGGCGGTGCTTAGGAGGAAGCTCTGTGCGCGCGCCCTGCTCGTGGCCCCGCGGACTCCAGGTAGGATGGAGAGTGCAGCCCGTGTTCTTGAACCTCAGCCCAGGCTCGGCGGGAGCCCACTATTCTGGATGTTCCCTTGGGAGCAGTAAAGGTAGGAGAGCCCCATCCTTAGTTCGTGCCCAGACTCTCTGTTGGACGAGGGTAACTGGGAATTAAGAGGTGTCTAGATACTGCAGCAAAGTTttacttttctaaaaatgttgtcagggttttatttttccctcttaCCTCaggttatttatatattattggtTGAAGATTTTACAAatggtttttaaatgtttgtaaGTACTTtcctaatttgcttttttttttttaataacacttGACACACTAGTTATGTACTCCCACCTCTTTTCCTGTAAATCTCTCAGTAAGACTGTTGGCCAGAGGCCAGAACACCTGTGAATTAAAAGTCCTGTGTGTGTATTTGACTCAGTGAGGACTGTCCTGGGATGCTCAAGCATGTCACTGAAGCAAGGCGGAATGCAGCCTGCTGGTCATGGCAGGGCCTGCTCGTGGCCCAGTTTCAGGCTGCTGTATTGAGCTGACACGTAGGTTCTGCCCATGCGCCTTGGCACTGCTCTGCATGGTCATTAGCAACCAGATTAGTTGCTCAACTTTAATCCAAATTCGAACAGAAGGGAGGATTCCAGAGTAGTCACTGCCATACGTAACTGTGACCGCAGCGCCAGGGAGCGTCTGAGGCAGAGCCAGTTGTGGGAATCTGGATGGGTGGATAACCAAGTGCTGGCTTTATCCGCTTCCTAGACAAGCCCACACCAGCCCAGCTGAGAGCATCATGAAGAACAGTCGGCCCTCCGTACCCGCGGGCTTCGCCTCAGCTGAGGATGGGAAGTGTTTGAAAGTGGGGCGCACTGCTGATGCCCTGAGGACAGCTGCacccctgggtttgggtcctgctgctctccctccctgctcatgtgcacctgggaggtgaTGGCCTAAGCAATGGCCCCCGCCATccacttgggggacctggatggaattcctggctcaggttattgtgggcatttggaaagagcaccaacagatggatgcttgctctttctttctctgttattcaaaaaaatatgaaaaaatattgtcattattccctaaacaatttaGTGTAACAGCTACACATGGCATTTACATTCTATTGGTTTATAAGGTAAGTAACCTCCAGACTTCAAAGTATTCGGGAGGCTGTGTCTAGTTATGTGTGGACCTTGGTACATGCAGGTGTCCTGGAATAGGTTCCCTGTGGATACTGAGGCTGTCAACTGAGGATGACCTTGTAATAAGATGCACAAGTGAAGTCAGGTCTCCTTCTAGATGGGCAGCTCTCAGTCTAGCCTGCATGAGAATCGCCCAAAGACTTCGTTACATCTCAGGCTGCTCCCCCAAAACTGCTGATTGAGTAGATGTGTAGAAGGAAGCGCAAGTATTTTTAAGTTCCAGGTAAGCCCAAGGCTGCTGCTCTGGGGACTACACTGACGACTTCTGGGTTTACATAATCTGTACAGCACAGATCCATAAGAGCAAGCTGGTGAGTTTGCACTTAATTAGCTGCCTTTCTGCTCAATCCACAGAGCAGGCCTTTAAGGCTCACACAGGCCCCAGGAAATCTCCTTTGTAGGGGCCGTGTTAAATTTCTAATTCCTTTCCCAAGAGCTTGGTTTTAACCCAGGAGGCCAAGCACCAGGCCTGAGTATGGCCTAACCTTTCACCTCAGTATCCTTAGGCGTTGCAGGCTTTCCTGCAGAAGATGCCAAGAAGTAGCCATGAGCCCGCAGCTTGCTGGGCCTGTACTGTGGTTCAACCACACCTAATGCTGGTCTCTGGGCCTAGAGACAGAAAATATTTCCTAGTCATTTTGACTCCTAGGCattaaaattgcatttaaaaGAGGAAGATacaccggcaccgtggctcaataggctaatcctctgccttgcggctccagcacaccgggttttagtcccggtcagggcgccggattctgtcctggttgcccctcttccaggccagctctctgctgtggccagggagtgcagtggaggatggcccaagtgcttgggccctgcacctgcatgggagaccagggtaagcacctggctcctggcttcggatcagcgcgatgcgctggccgcagtgcgccggccattggagggtgaaccaacggcaaaaaggaagacctttctctgtctctctatccactctgcctttcaaaaaaaaaaaaaaaaaaaaaaggaagataaaagcCTTTGAAAAAATATGCTTTGTGCACCAATGGGATCACCTGGCTTTGTTAGGATCCCACAAGTGGATTGCCCATAAGCCCAGAGTCTTAACCCTGCTTGTGTCGTTGGCAgctgtaagctttttttttttttttttttttacaggcagagtggatagtgagagacagaaaggtcttcctttttgccgttggttcaccctccaatggccactgtggccagcgcattgcgccgatccaaagccaggagccaggcgctgctcctggtctcccatggggtgcagagcccaagcacttgggccatcctccactgccttcccgggccatagcagagagctggcctggaagaggggcaaccgggatagaatccagcgcgccaaccgggactagaacccggtgtgccggcaccgcaaggcggaggattagcctgttaagccacggcgccggccagcagctGTAAGCTTTTTAAGAGCTTCACTGAATAATGTACGTCCCTAAACTGCCTAATTCTTACGTATTCctcaaacagaaaaacaatttttacagaAATGAACTCAATGACATGTTTAATGCTTTCTTAGTCAAAAGCAGTGGTTCGCTTATAGAGAAGTAGAATGCTTTAGTTCTGAGACACGTTGTCAGCCAGATAGGACACCCCCAGCCCTGACGAGAGCTGCCAATTTGCTGGGCATAAATTGAAAGCAAGCAGCTTcatgggcctggggctggcatcCTAACCGGCAAGGCACCTGTACGGCTGGAACTCAGGAGCCCACCGGAGACTGCAGCCTTCTAAGGGAAAAGGCGGAAATGACTAGACATCAGCCCCTGTGAAAGAAAACAGCTTGTATTTAAAAAACTGTCCCGTTTTGCCCCTTCCTTGGTCCTTGGGTGGAGACAGGGTCTAGAGAGTTACTGCCTACacccaggcagaagacagaagggCAAAGCCAGGCTTCTGTCAGGTGGGTCCTACCTTATCTGTTGTGCATTTGTAAGTTCCCGGTGATGGGGAAATGTAGAGTTCCAAGATGGTGCTTTCATTTTCAAGTGAAGCAGAAGTCCTCTGCCGCTTTCGTGATCCAGAACCACACGTTGTAAGAGGTGCTAGCATAGCAGCAAGTGAGGCGAGGAGCCTGTTTGACAAGCCCTCTCACGCCTGGTACTCCGCATCCACGTGATCAACGCCCGCTCTGCTCCCAGACGAGTCTCGAGGCTCTTCCAGCAGCACGCTGAATCACCTGGCCTCTCCTGCCTCCAGGATTCGGGTGGTGAGCTCGCCGTCGGTGGGATGCCACGCAGCCCTTCCATCCGAGCAGGAGGTCTGTTCCAGACCCAGCTCCTCCCACCGCAGCGAGGGGCAGCAGTGGGCTCTTCGGCTTCCTCCTgaggcacaggcaggcaggcagggttcTGATGAGGTGCCCAGCAGGGCCgctgcccagccctagctctggGCCAGCACAGTCCCCCGGTTTGGCTGCACCAGCTCACACGCCCGTAGCTGGGGTTCTGGCAAGTGGGGCTCAGTTAGAAACAGATTGAACAGCGTTGCTAATTCTTCAGAGAAGTCCTGAAATAAGTAGAAAGTTTCTGAGATGGCAGACATAGCCTTCTGCACTAGTAAAGACCAATCCctagggactggtactgtggcacagctggttaaccaGCTgtttgcagcgccagcatcccatatgaacaatggtttgagtcccggcttttctacttccaacccagctctttgctcatgcacctgggaaagcagtggagcatggcccaagggcttgggtccctccacccatgtgagacctggaagaagctcttggctcctggcttcagcctgacctagccccagctgttatggccatttgaagagtaaaccaactGATGAAAGAcatctttaattcttttaaatcaaATCTAATGTATtgtgctggagctgtggcatagcgtgtagagctgctgcctgcagtggtggcatcccacgtgggcgccggttcgagtcccagctgctccttccgagccagctttctgctatggcctgggaaagtagtggagggtggcccaagtccttgggcccctgcatccatgtgggaggaagctcctggctcctggctttggattggcgcagctctgaccactggggccagttgaggagtgaaccagaagatggaagacctctctactcTGCTTCtcctagctctttcaaataaatcttaaaaaaaaaaaaatggtttctaaGCTGCTATAAAAAACTCACACTGggacccagcactgtggcgcagcgggttaaagccccagcccacagcaccagcatcccatatgggcaccggttcaagtcctggctgctccacttccaaccaggctctctactatggcctgggaaagtggaagatggcccagtccttgggcccctgcacccacgtgggagacccagaagacgctcttggctttggatcagctcagctctggcagttgtggtcatttggggagtgaaccactggatggaagacctctctttctctggctctggctctctcaaataaatctttttaaaaaaatctcacacAATGCCACGCTGCCTTCCGATTCactgcctgcttccctccctttcttccctgaGATTCCTTTGAGGGCCTTCAAAGAAGCGTAGAAAATGCGTATGATGAGGAAACtacatggaattcaaaaaactttggccccaaaataaacttacctttaatttcatttctccacGAGCTTTCTAAAATCCCCTCATACACAGCTACTCAGCTGAAGGAGGCCAAAGACAAGTTCAGGGTGGTTGTAAAACCCTGGACAAAAGTCCCTTTCAGGACACATGGGATACACGACACTGGTTCTCCCTCCATGTAAGACAAGAAGAGGACTCCTTACCTCTGGCCACTGGGCAGCACGGAGGCTGCCTAAGCAGGCCTCTATCTCCATCCGGCACATCAGCCCCTTCTCCACCAGCTCCCGGAGCAAGAAGAGCAGCAGATCCCACTGCAAGACACACAAAACACAAGTCCCCGCTGCTAAGAGGCCCGGCCCACGAGCTCAGGGAGAAGTGAGTGGAGTCCACTTCAGCACGGGAACAGAACAGGGGAGTATGAGATTGGGCAGGGGGCTGCGGGCGGATGCCGCCCAGGCCTTCCTCTGACTCACCTCCCTCGGCCTTGTGTCTGCCAGAAGCCCCACATTTCTCGGGCTCAGCAGGAGTCGCAGGGGAACGGGCCCCTGAAAGTCCTCCTTCCACAGGGAAAGCAGCATGTGTAGGAGCCTTCGGGCCTGCCCTCTCTCCAGCCTGCGCTGTGCCGGCGGCCCCAAGATGGGAATTTGATCTGCCACTATGGGAAGAGAGGAAAGTCAAGCTGTAAGACATGGGAGCGGAAGAAGGCGTTTCTAATCTTCCCTGTACTCAGCCCTGAGATGGGGACCTGGCAAGAGAGGGATTTGAGAAAGCAGCCATACCAAGCAGGGAAGCCAGCTCCACCGAGCACTTGGCCAGATGCTGCTCAGCAGGTGGACACAGGAACTGtggggaaaaagagggagacCCTAGAATTAGCGTCCTCACCGCTGTCAGGATTGGCTGAGCCAGCCAGGGCTCTGCTTCCGAGGCGAGGGCGTGCGGAAACAGCCTTCACGTGGCCAATGCCACGTCTTACCTGGCGACACTGCAGGGTCTGTCCCAACTGGCCTAGGAGCTGCTCCAGATGCTCTGGGGAAACTCCCTCCTCAGGGTCCCGGGGCCCCACGGCCAGGGAGAGCACATCCTGTGGGGAGCAGGGCGAGGCCTCACACCAAGCTGGGCCAGGGCGGGCCACAGAGGAGTCAGATGGGGTAGGGCTCGGCAGtgaagagagggagcaggaagaggtGGTGAGGCGGCTGGGCACAGCACCCAcagacctggggctggggcaggacagcACACCAGGGGGAGCAACCACACGGACAACCGAAGTGGGCACAGATGGCGCAGGTCAGCTGAGGGACAGCGTTTGCCAGGGACAGGACTCCTATCAACTCCTAGGCGGGCACCTGCCCCAAGTCTTCATATTGTCTATCCCTCCTGCTTCGTTTCGTTTTCCACGCACAAGTCCTCTGCATGTTGCGAACCAGCATCTAATGGCCATgagccttttcctctccctcctaTATAGTTGCCATTGCTAGTCATTGCTTCTTAGTCCTTGTTTTACATCTTTATTTCCAGACTAGGGTAAAGATGGTGAATCTTCTATGCTTTGAGGGCCATAAGGTCTCTGTCCCAGCTACTCACCTTGGCTGTTGTAAcgcaaaagcagccacagacaattTGTCAAGTAATGGACATTGCTGTGTgccaataaaatgttatttactaAAACAAGTAGTGGGCACAATCTGGTCCACAGGCTAGCTGCTGACCCCTGCTCCAGACAGTCTCTGTATTTTTTAACCAAGTTAGGAGAACTGATAGTGTATTCTTACTGCCCAAAACTCAGCAAGCATCACCTTCCATACTGAAAGGTTCACAGTCGGAGCCTGGGGTGACTGCCCCCTTGGAGACTTCTATTGTGGTAGAGCTGCTCCCATCAGCTCCTGGGTAACAGGCACTTAGGCCCGATTTACCCACCCTGTCCTGTTTAGGTGACAACTGAAGTAGAAACACCTAGGAGAACCACGAAATTCCGCCCTCCCCACTTAATCCCATTCAGTGATGAAACAGGAAGTAGCTGGGAAACACAGAAAGCTCCTACACAAACACTGGCGCTGATGTGAGAATGAAAGAACCAGGaacagagcagggaggaggaggagggtagcCAAGGGGAGTAGGGTAGCTGTGTACTTTGATCTCGGAGatgaggtgggaggggaggggagcgtgGTGCTCACAGGCGCGGGAGCAGCCCCTCCGCTCCCCCCGGGCAGCTGGCTCAGGACCCTGGGCTCGAAGTATGCGACTCACGGCCGCTTTCACCTCCCTCCTAATCAGCGCtgtggggcagagggagaagacGAGGGGGTCACGAGGCGCCCATGGGGACTCACCACGCCACCCATGCCCTTCACCATTTCTAGCTCGCTGGGTACCCCCTCCTCACCCAACTGCCTCTGAAACCTCGGTTGGGCCGTTCCCCGTATGGACCTCACCTGTGATGTTGGCCGACAACCAAGTGCAGGCTTTCTCTGTGGCCAGCCCCACGGCAATGTTCTCCGCGCTGCTTAGCACCTGCAACACGGAAGACTGCAGGGTCAGCgccggggaggggcaggtgcaacCGAGGGAGCCCAAGTCCAGgatgcacccccccacccccagccgctTCAGACTGCCGAGGGCACACCCGTGCACCTGTGCGGCCTGCAAACCCCGGGCCCTCCCCACATACAGCTGCCGGGGTCTCCTCTGGAAGCAGGGCCCGCACAGCCCCAGGGCTCTTCTTCTGGCAGAATCTGCGAGGAGACAGATGCAGGGGATGAGCAGGTGCACCGGCCTCGCTCAGTGTAGCACCGACCTCCTGCCCGACCCCAGATGCCGGAGAAGCCCAAGCACCAGCCCTCCCACGCTGTGCACGCTCCCAGCTCGGCGCCTGGATTTCGCGATACAACACTAAAGCCCGAGTCTGGAGCCTGCAGAAGAGCAGGGGAGAGAATCAGGAgagtgggtggggagaggaaatGGAGCAACAAGTATGAGTGTAACAGGagagggcagagagcagagctaAGTCGCCAGAGGAGGAGATGACAGTCCAAATAGATTGGTGTTTCTTACTCCCGCCCCTGGGTCAACGCCTGGGCCCCGTGGGGGCACAGCTGGGAACACAAGCTCTCCACCAGCTGGGCTGCTTCGCCCCCTTCCTGGCCCTGCGCCACCAGCTTCTCCTGGAGAAGTGCCTCTGCCTGTCGCACGAGGTCTGCCACCAGCGTGGCCCTGTAGCAGGGACAGCAAGGTTTGGGAGTGGTTGGAGGGGCTGAATGGGAAAGAGGCTGCAAAGTCAAGGGCGCTTCCTTCACAGCGGCCGGCAGTTCCAGCcttgccccgccccctgcccccgcccttcCTTAGCTTGGCAGCCGGGTGTTGCAAAGGGAACGACAGTGAGGGGACAGACGGGGACCCTCACCCCATTCTTACTTGATATGCTTGACACAGTTCGATCCGATTCTCTCTGCCACAAACTCCACAGTCCTGCGCAGGGAGGGCGGCTGGTTGTGGAAAAAGGCCTGGGCGAGCTGCGCCTGCGGGACAGAGCAGTGTGGTGAGGGCTCCCTTCGGCCGCCCCCAGAGCTGGCCCTGTCCTCCGCCCAGCCTTACCTGCAGCCCCTGGCTGGTCTGGGGAGGCTGGGCTCCcaggctggtggtggtggtgggagtgaTTTTCCTGACGAAACCCCCGCTCCGCCCACTGCTGCCTGAAACCCACGAAGCGAGCAGCTTCCGGAGTTCTCCTGCAGCAGGCAAGCCCAAGTTCCTAGTCCCAgaaacccctcccatctccaggcAGCCTGCACGTGAAGCTGAGGCACTGGGGGAGTGCCTCAAGACAGCGCAAGACATCCGGGAGCTAGGCCGGTGGGGTGGGGCTTTTGGGTCCGCGGGCAGGGACGGGACCATGGGTGCTGGGGGAGGGCATGGGATGCTCACCAATGTAGGGGCAGCAGGTGTAGAGCAGCTGCTGGTCCACCACAGGCACACTGTCCTGGGGGAGAACAGGCCAGTGTAGGCAGGCAGGCGGGCTTCCTGTCCCCCAGCAGGCCCAGAAGCGGCCCGTCAGGAGGAGCTGATACAGGGAAGCCCATCCTGCCCTTCCTGGCTGGGTCCTCCTGGACAGCCCACTTTCTTTACTTCTTGGACTTCCCAGGACTTTGGCTGGACCCCACACTCACCAAGCCATATTCTGAGGACACTGCGTCCACTTGGAAGCCATCCGACTGATCCTCTTCCGAAAAGAACAAGTCCTCTGGGACCGTGGGAATCTGGCAGAGAGGAGGCCATCCGAGCTGCAGGCGGCACCGGGCGGGGATGTGCAGCCTCCACACTCACTGCCTGGTTTGGGCGGCCGCTTCAGAGTAACCTCCTCTGAAGCGAGGGCGCACCCCGGCCCTCCTGTCAACTCGCATCTTCTGGTCCCTGCCGCAGTAACTCAGAGGTCTGGactcccagcctccccctcctcccccggcTCACCTGGAAAAGCCAGCCCAGGACAGCAAGCAGCAGCAGCTTGTTCAGGAAACACATCTCCCCTTCACGCTCCTGCGCCAAGACCAAGCTCCTGCGGGGCGAGTGGAAGGTGTGAACAGTCTCACTGGAGGATGTCCCCAGCGGCAGACCTAAGAGGGGCTGCTTCTGTGTGGGCAGCCGGCATCTCCTTGCTCTCCTCGTCCTCCCCTCCCACACCGATTCCTTCTCTGCTGGGCCacagaggaaaaaggaaagggcGAACGACTGCCCTGTCTGTCCCTCCAGGTGAGGGCTGTGAAGGGCCACAGCCCTTCTCCACTCACCGGTGCAGGTGCAGCAGGAGACTAAAGATGCTGCGGTAGTAGTCCAGCAGGGGCACGATGTGGTCAGCAAAGGACAGGAACTCCACCAGCCAGGGCACGGTGAGCACAGCCCGGCGGGCCCGCAGCCCCTGCCACAGCAGGGTCCGCACATCCAGGACCGGTGGGACCTGGGAGAGGAGGGCTGGTCAGAGGGCGGGCGCCTGGCGGGGCCGGGCAGTGCCTTCTAGGCCGCCTGGTTTCCAGaacagcccaggaaagcagccagTGCCCGAGCCGACTGGTCCTCCCGGCTCCCTCTGCCAGGATCTCCCACCCATTCACCTGGCTCCTGAGGGCCAGGATGGAGTCCTGAAGCTCACGGGTCGGGGGTGGTTCAGGCCCGCGATATGGCAGGAAAGCCACAAAGCCCAGGAATTTGGCCAAAAGCCTCAGGCTGAGCAGCACCATAGCAAACTGTCTCCGTTCACCCTGTATGGAATGAAGGGAAATAACAGCTCCTACGCGCAAGGCCTCTAGAGCAATTCCAAGCCTGTCACCAAGCGTGGTGTCCATGGAACACACTCCTCTGCTTTGAGGCCAGACCCCGCACTGCCCGCGTTCTGCTTCCTCACCTGCCAGTCCACATCTGCCTCCCCTTCGTCATCATTAGGCTCATGTGGAGGCAGGGTGAGGCCATTGAGCTCCCTGATCTTCAAGCTCAGGCTATCCATAAGATGCTGATTAAACTGGAAGCTGGACGGGAGGCgagagcaagaagaaaaaaagaagaaataaaaaggcagtggaagaggttCAGGCAGATCAGCACTGAGAGGTGCCCTAGGCAGGAAGGATTAACGGGGGAGATGGGAGGCTGAGAAGTGGAATCACCCACACCGGGGAGAGAATGGGAAGTGAAATGGAGGGGCGGAGTCTAGGgatctctgcttcctgccctgcACGAGGTAGGGCACCTCTACCTGCTGGCGCTCAGGATGAAGTCTCTGAAGAAGCCTTGACAGCCCGGgaaggtggggggtgggcagggcccccCACTGCTCTGAGGGGCCACAAGTCGCTCCTGTAGACGCCGCAACCGCCCCAGCTTGTCAGCTCCCAGCATACTGAGCACATCTGGAGCTTCGCCCAACACAGTgcccccagcaccacctgggttctGACACATCTGAGCAGGGCGAGAGAGAATCGAAACCAAAAACAGTGCATGGGAGACTGACCGAACATAATGAGATGAACATCTACAGACTGCCTACTCTGTTAGTGCCTGAGGCAGTGCTGAGGGAGGGCTTCCACTCTGTTTCAGAGGTAAAGAACAAACTAAGCTGAAAGGATTTACCTAGGGGCTGCGAGAGCTGGGATATGAAACCAGGCCTCTTAACCTGGGCCCTTCCTACCACAGCACGCACCAAGGAAAAGGGTGGGGAGACGGTGCGGGCCACGGCGCCGTTACCTGGAGAAGCTGTTTTTGGAAAAGTCGAACAAAGTGGCTGTGGCTGCAGGCTGCCGAGAGCTGGCCCATCATGGCTCTAAGGAGGAAGAGTCAGGAAGAGTgtacaggagggaggaggggagactgCTGAGAACAGGCCAGcccctgggctcttcagccttcACCTGCCACAGCGGGCCTGCCCAGGGCTATGGGCAAGGAGAGGGGCACTGCCCTCAGAACCCAGGGACCGTGAGGCTAGAGACAAACCAAACCCAGCAAGCCATCGCTGCCACCCGTAATTCTGCAGTGGTCGCCGAGAGCCAGTGAGCTTCCGGATAGGAAACCCACTCTGCCGCCTACTCATCTACCTAGACCGAGCATCAGGGCGGCCCAAACCAGACGACGCAGAAAACAAAGGCTGGAGGGTCTGTCCAGTGATTTGGGTCAAAACAAGCAACTTGGATTACAAGCTTTGTTCTTTTCCAAGTGCCAGCCATTAGCAAACAAGCAGAAGGAGCTGGGAGACACACCCCTCCCGAGCGGAGgcagggctgctggtgctgg
This window harbors:
- the CDAN1 gene encoding codanin-1 isoform X1; this translates as MAAVLESLLREEVSVAAAVRWIARRTQSSEDSPGEAAVLRSLRPLRKEFVPFLLNFLREQSCRVLPQGPPTPAKAPGASATLPGRPGGPPRGGRGARSQLFPPPEPPSPAAEAPLARRGGRRRGPAPARERGGRGPGGPEEGVGGESLPWAGARRLRGSGSPSSPSLALCDPPNLSNLEEFPPVGSVPPGPAGRTKPSRRINPTPVSEERSLSKPKTCFTSPPISCVPSSQPSALDTSPWGLGLPPGCRSLQEEREMLRKERSKQLQQSPTPSCPTPESGSPLPSRTGSLTDEAADPARVSSRQRLELVALVYSSCIAENLVPNLFLELFFVLQLLTARRMVAAKDSDLEPGPGVLESVGSPLFQSIHDCVFFAVRVLERQFPVLSYLDKGTLKLLAENERLLCFSPALQGRLRAAYEGSVAKVSLVMLPSAQAVSFQPETDNRANFSSDRAFHTFKKQRDVFYEVLREWEDHHEEPGWDFEKGLGSRIRAMMGQLSAACSHSHFVRLFQKQLLQMCQNPGGAGGTVLGEAPDVLSMLGADKLGRLRRLQERLVAPQSSGGPCPPPTFPGCQGFFRDFILSASSFQFNQHLMDSLSLKIRELNGLTLPPHEPNDDEGEADVDWQGERRQFAMVLLSLRLLAKFLGFVAFLPYRGPEPPPTRELQDSILALRSQVPPVLDVRTLLWQGLRARRAVLTVPWLVEFLSFADHIVPLLDYYRSIFSLLLHLHRSLVLAQEREGEMCFLNKLLLLAVLGWLFQIPTVPEDLFFSEEDQSDGFQVDAVSSEYGLDSVPVVDQQLLYTCCPYIGELRKLLASWVSGSSGRSGGFVRKITPTTTTSLGAQPPQTSQGLQAQLAQAFFHNQPPSLRRTVEFVAERIGSNCVKHIKATLVADLVRQAEALLQEKLVAQGQEGGEAAQLVESLCSQLCPHGAQALTQGREFCQKKSPGAVRALLPEETPAAVLSSAENIAVGLATEKACTWLSANITALIRREVKAAVSRILRAQGPEPAARGERRGCSRACEHHAPLPSHLISEIKDVLSLAVGPRDPEEGVSPEHLEQLLGQLGQTLQCRQFLCPPAEQHLAKCSVELASLLVADQIPILGPPAQRRLERGQARRLLHMLLSLWKEDFQGPVPLRLLLSPRNVGLLADTRPREWDLLLFLLRELVEKGLMCRMEIEACLGSLRAAQWPEDFSEELATLFNLFLTEPHLPEPQLRACELVQPNRGTVLAQS
- the CDAN1 gene encoding codanin-1 isoform X2, whose translation is MAAVLESLLREEVSVAAAVRWIARRTQSSEDSPGEAAVLRSLRPLRKEFVPFLLNFLREQSCRVLPQGPPTPAKAPGASATLPGRPGGPPRGGRGARSQLFPPPEPPSPAAEAPLARRGGRRRGPAPARERGGRGPGGPEEGVGGESLPWAGARRLRGSGSPSSPSLALCDPPNLSNLEEFPPVGSVPPGPAGTKPSRRINPTPVSEERSLSKPKTCFTSPPISCVPSSQPSALDTSPWGLGLPPGCRSLQEEREMLRKERSKQLQQSPTPSCPTPESGSPLPSRTGSLTDEAADPARVSSRQRLELVALVYSSCIAENLVPNLFLELFFVLQLLTARRMVAAKDSDLEPGPGVLESVGSPLFQSIHDCVFFAVRVLERQFPVLSYLDKGTLKLLAENERLLCFSPALQGRLRAAYEGSVAKVSLVMLPSAQAVSFQPETDNRANFSSDRAFHTFKKQRDVFYEVLREWEDHHEEPGWDFEKGLGSRIRAMMGQLSAACSHSHFVRLFQKQLLQMCQNPGGAGGTVLGEAPDVLSMLGADKLGRLRRLQERLVAPQSSGGPCPPPTFPGCQGFFRDFILSASSFQFNQHLMDSLSLKIRELNGLTLPPHEPNDDEGEADVDWQGERRQFAMVLLSLRLLAKFLGFVAFLPYRGPEPPPTRELQDSILALRSQVPPVLDVRTLLWQGLRARRAVLTVPWLVEFLSFADHIVPLLDYYRSIFSLLLHLHRSLVLAQEREGEMCFLNKLLLLAVLGWLFQIPTVPEDLFFSEEDQSDGFQVDAVSSEYGLDSVPVVDQQLLYTCCPYIGELRKLLASWVSGSSGRSGGFVRKITPTTTTSLGAQPPQTSQGLQAQLAQAFFHNQPPSLRRTVEFVAERIGSNCVKHIKATLVADLVRQAEALLQEKLVAQGQEGGEAAQLVESLCSQLCPHGAQALTQGREFCQKKSPGAVRALLPEETPAAVLSSAENIAVGLATEKACTWLSANITALIRREVKAAVSRILRAQGPEPAARGERRGCSRACEHHAPLPSHLISEIKDVLSLAVGPRDPEEGVSPEHLEQLLGQLGQTLQCRQFLCPPAEQHLAKCSVELASLLVADQIPILGPPAQRRLERGQARRLLHMLLSLWKEDFQGPVPLRLLLSPRNVGLLADTRPREWDLLLFLLRELVEKGLMCRMEIEACLGSLRAAQWPEDFSEELATLFNLFLTEPHLPEPQLRACELVQPNRGTVLAQS